GGTTCAACATATTTTCAATCCTCTGCACTATACCTTATTAGGTATTTACTCATGGTGACTACTTCCTTGTTACCTTTACCTGCACTCTATGTTAGCCAGGGTGAAGGATCCAACTGCATGAGCTCTCAGGGCTTATTATTTGAGTAGGACTGTCCTTTCTATCCAATCAAGTTCTGTTTGAAAACCCAAAGACCCTAAGCCAACAGTTTAAGTAGCATAACATCTTTACACCATACACAATGCATCAACTATTCAGTTATAAGGGTTCAAACTGCTTTCTGAAAGTGCACAAAAAGCATGATCTGTTCATCAATTACAATCTGGAAAAGACATCCGATATGCTTCTACTACTCTTCATCCCAGTTCACTTTGTACTAGTTCCAATAGTGCTTAACTGTCAAGGTAAATTAACAAATATGTTTATCATGGTCAGTTAGTCCCCCTGAGAACATTGTAGAGATCCATGAGCAGGATCCACTCACTGTAGAACAGAATTTTTACTACATTTGCACCATAGAGATTTGGGAGCTGAATTTACAGGAGCACCCACAGTTTGATTTTGAACTCTTTGGCACCCAGATCATAAATCTTCCTGGTTGTTAAAATGTGAGGAAACATATGAAATCAATCTGCgtgacaaaacattttcaatcaaaTGTGCTGTTACAGTACCATTAATGCCAATGAGATATTCTATAATTCTTAGCAGACAGCACAATGTTTCAAATCCTTTTAGCTTACCTCTCTGGTTGAtatcctaatttttttttttaacattacaaaTTTTAGTGTCCCACAAGAATGGCTGGTTTGTACATACTGTGAATGCATGTGGCGTCTTTTGGGTTTCCCGATGTCCTGTTGTCTTGTTCTCCTTAATACCTTTGTAAAACCTGAAAGATTTTATATTGTAGCAGCATAGTTGGGATATTCTTCTGTTGGACTCTTCCCAATGCATATGTTTGCTTCATCAATGTAACCTACTGTTAAACCTACAAGAAGCATGATCTGGATGTTTACCATATGTTGCTATTGTCAATCACAAGCTCCAGGACACGTCAAAAAGCTGGTAGGTAGACATCACGCTTACACGCACCCAGGAGAGTGTgaatttaaagagagagagcttgATGTTATGCCAGATGTGAAATAGGTTGGCAAGCGATGGGAGAacgctgcatttttttttcattcttgtaattcagttcagttcagttgagCCTGATATCAGGACACTGTGCCAACTCCTAACTTGAGACAGCCACCCTTCCCCATCATACCTAATCCCCACAAATATCCCAACCAAAAATGGGCATTTCCTCTGCGTCAGTGCTCGGTTAATGCATGATGCATAGCATGGTTCAGATATaacatttaatgacttttaaagaAGACAGTCTCCTCTCAGATTAGGACTGGGCTCTCTGACTCTCTGAGTGAAGTGGTAGTTTTGGCTGTGGTCCCTCAGTACTCCCTGGCCTCCTCCAGTTCATTCATGAACACGTCTTCATGGGGGTTTTCTGGGCAGCTCAATCCATTATTTGGTGGCCGCACAGCGTGGAAGCGACTCCAGTCTCCCTTGCAGAGAATCCAAGGCAGCACATCAACTTTAAAGTGAAGCTCAGGTGAGAACTCAGTGCTGATCAGGTTAGGCATTCCTGCGCCTTTCCCCCGCGTGATCAGCCGCCCACGATCGCCATAACAACAGTGCTGCGCTGCGAGAGTAGATGAGTCTCCGGAAAGTGCTGAACGGATGCAGCTACGCGCTGATGGTTTGTAGATGTCCATGCGCTCCTTTGGGCCGCTGGCATCGCGCCAGCGGAACTGTCGGCCATGATTCTCATCGTAGACACTGACCACAGTGTACGCCACTTCAGAAGGGTAGGAGCAGGGGCAGCTGGGTAGTTCAGACAACACCTGGTGGAGGTACCTCTGGAGAAACTCACTCTTACAGTTGAGCCACTTCTCACAGCTGTCCACATCTGTTTGAAAGAGGACAGCAATAATACATGAGATCATTTTTTACAGTTGTTCATGGTCCCACTATTGGTGGCACGAACAGAGGCTCCCTTGTAGTCAAGTCTGGATCCTATGTCTGGCATCTATAAACATCTATGTTACAGTATTGAGCACATTCCCCACATTCCCCTGTGACAGCCTATCAGTAGCAAGTTACCATAATCCATGAGCTCAAGAGGTAACTATAACAACGGTATACATCTGACTGAGTTTGATTGTAAAATTGTGGACTGTACATCATAAACAGCTTGCAGTTAATGGGTTGAAATACTGTATGATGCAATCCTTTAAGATAATGAAAGATATTATGGAGAACTTTCCTATATAAAAAAACTCACCTGTACCAAATGGCTCTGTGCCATTCTCCATCTCAAAAGGGAAAGGCTCTACCACAGTGTTGACATCACCTACAAATAAAGctgtagattaaaaaaacagctgggAAAGTAGAATAAATAATATCTAAATACTCTGGCtttggtttattatttttctctcttgaaAGGGAAACATAATCTCACCAGGACAAGGCTCCGGGTCACACTTAGAGGCTTCTGTCAGAGTGCAGGAGTAACCACAGGATTtagtcctcttcctctcaccgACTCCACATGTCACTGAACAGGGAGACCAGGGAGTCCACTCAtctgtctccttctctgtggaaaacaaaatgaaaacacagtcaGTGCCATAATCTCAGCCTGAGCCTTGTGCTACATTTCAAAGCGTACCTTGTCGTACTATGAAGACTCATCAGATTCTATTAAGATTATTGCACAATAGAATTGACATATTGCAAAAGCTATCGGAGAGATTATGAAAGgaatacaaaatgaaagcatgGAATTCAATTTACAGTTACAGGAACTCTACATCATGCTTCCTGGCACAGATTACAAGTAATAGATGTACTGTATTTAACCAACTAATTAGACAAAAATTCAGAGGGTTGATTGAGATTAGGAATacagggtgaaaaaaaacaacaacaacaaaacacctTAGAGTTTTGTGTTAAAGGGACCTCAGTGGATACTTCAACAGTCGTATCCAACACTGGACTGTCTCATTCCATATAAATGACAATTTTCTCCTGGTCCAACATTTCCCATGCAAACCCATATTCTTTTTAAGAAGGCCTCAGTCAAATTagagagagaggctgtgctGTGGCAGTCCGCCTCCGCACCATGTTTCCTTGTGGTGTTAATAACACTGAAAACAAGTCATTCTTGATTAAAGGCGAGGTGGGTGCAGAAATACCAGCTTGGGTGTAGCGAGCACCCTATTTTACTTTGTGGGCGCTGCCAACTCGCCATGTGGCCATCCGGGAATGAGGTCTCAGGAGAGTCTTAATTACAGAAGAAGCCGAGGCAGACATCCTTGATTTATGCTCACTGAGTCTTTAGATGTGACCACTTAATAGGCATTGTTAGCTTTTGCTGGCTCGACTATATGCACAGCAGTTCAAATCTATATATTGAGTAGGATGGATAAGGAAAACCTAAAGAGTAAAAA
This window of the Anoplopoma fimbria isolate UVic2021 breed Golden Eagle Sablefish chromosome 18, Afim_UVic_2022, whole genome shotgun sequence genome carries:
- the ism2b gene encoding isthmin-2 — its product is MCQEVGRRFHTMLLLVSMLLVSSGTGFPTKHKNVAHKAHGHLIHSGGVQYVPEALEQENQVQSLLSEPHIHQRRWSHPQHRSVGVLPQPEPEEETKPFILDLKNFPDLANADINSQNPNIQVTIEVVDDPQMEVEIDLAKEKDWLPSSSSSPSSTVDWLGGKKLFWPLFWTYTDTDSSEDSNSRSGGEETGEEEEEEDYSLDYGSEEPLPSGVGGDWDTRWNEGWDPMQNYYEKETDEWTPWSPCSVTCGVGERKRTKSCGYSCTLTEASKCDPEPCPGDVNTVVEPFPFEMENGTEPFGTDVDSCEKWLNCKSEFLQRYLHQVLSELPSCPCSYPSEVAYTVVSVYDENHGRQFRWRDASGPKERMDIYKPSARSCIRSALSGDSSTLAAQHCCYGDRGRLITRGKGAGMPNLISTEFSPELHFKVDVLPWILCKGDWSRFHAVRPPNNGLSCPENPHEDVFMNELEEAREY